From Mucilaginibacter rubeus, a single genomic window includes:
- a CDS encoding KilA-N domain-containing protein, giving the protein MVNAVFEFEFNNQVIEFDISDKDLMINATEMGKIFGKNPAEFLKLKQTKDFIEELKNLPLPFNEANEERSYADSQADLESMIFVNKIDGLWMCEILALKFAGWLNPKFEVWVYSTIREFLPNLRDNNEAYKQIVKFEDQLEKLVKKLQGNADFQSYMLLQEKLKKLPYRIKRNNQATLRQYRQLKAI; this is encoded by the coding sequence ATGGTAAATGCAGTTTTTGAGTTTGAATTTAATAATCAGGTTATTGAGTTTGATATAAGCGATAAAGATTTGATGATAAATGCCACAGAGATGGGTAAAATATTCGGAAAAAATCCGGCCGAGTTTTTAAAGTTGAAGCAAACCAAAGATTTTATAGAAGAACTGAAAAATTTGCCCTTACCTTTTAATGAAGCAAACGAAGAGCGTAGCTATGCCGATAGTCAGGCCGATCTGGAATCGATGATATTTGTAAACAAGATAGATGGTTTGTGGATGTGCGAGATCCTGGCCTTGAAATTTGCCGGCTGGCTAAATCCTAAATTTGAGGTTTGGGTTTACAGTACCATACGGGAATTTTTACCCAATTTGCGGGATAATAATGAAGCCTACAAGCAAATTGTAAAGTTTGAAGATCAACTGGAAAAGCTGGTAAAAAAACTGCAGGGCAATGCAGATTTCCAATCATATATGCTTTTGCAGGAAAAACTGAAAAAGCTGCCTTACAGGATCAAGCGAAATAATCAGGCTACTTTAAGGCAGTATAGGCAGTTAAAGGCAATCTAA
- a CDS encoding DUF2809 domain-containing protein, translating into MKLNKTYAILTLLLFIIEVFIGVYIHDDIIRPFGGDLLVVILIYCFVKSVIDMSWIKAAIGALFFSYIVEISQYFNLLKHLGLQNSKLAAILLGRSFSWGDILCYTAGIFMVIIAELFYNQAQNIVSKANII; encoded by the coding sequence ATGAAATTAAACAAAACATACGCCATTTTAACTCTACTTCTTTTCATAATCGAAGTGTTTATCGGTGTATATATACATGATGATATTATCCGCCCTTTTGGTGGCGATCTTTTAGTGGTTATCCTTATTTATTGCTTTGTAAAAAGCGTGATCGATATGTCCTGGATTAAAGCGGCAATCGGTGCGTTGTTCTTTTCTTACATAGTTGAAATTTCCCAGTACTTTAACTTACTTAAGCACCTTGGTTTACAAAACTCAAAATTGGCTGCCATACTACTTGGACGATCATTTTCATGGGGAGATATACTTTGTTATACCGCAGGCATATTTATGGTAATAATAGCCGAACTATTTTACAATCAAGCCCAAAACATAGTATCAAAAGCTAACATTATATAG
- a CDS encoding oxygenase MpaB family protein, protein MELFVDEHSIVRRIWGKADTILFIFAGAAAEFALNKAVDWLYFTGKLPADPLGRLFSTVAYSRQILFSEREAALKAIDKITAIHKRVETSRGSQIPDWAYRDVLFLLIDLSIRSYELLENPLSVAEKTEVFNVFNQVGERMRLTGLPADYQQYLQMRGEHLETDLINSAFTIDLYHQYKKHLGFIRYQILKQAQLLTVPTQVSQQLPLGKTAWLWPVLKIYKVTKNLKPGKFLRDALLPAQYKIQIQGMDQPYAFG, encoded by the coding sequence ATGGAACTTTTTGTGGATGAACATTCGATAGTGCGCAGGATTTGGGGCAAGGCAGATACCATCCTTTTTATTTTTGCAGGCGCTGCAGCCGAGTTTGCTTTAAATAAAGCTGTCGACTGGCTTTATTTTACAGGCAAGCTCCCGGCAGACCCTTTGGGTCGTCTGTTCAGCACCGTGGCATATTCCAGGCAAATCCTATTTTCGGAACGCGAAGCAGCTTTAAAGGCTATCGATAAAATAACTGCAATTCATAAACGTGTGGAAACATCTCGTGGCTCACAAATACCGGACTGGGCCTATCGCGATGTATTATTCTTACTCATAGACCTATCCATCCGCTCATATGAATTGTTGGAAAATCCCTTAAGTGTAGCCGAAAAGACTGAAGTGTTTAACGTATTTAATCAGGTTGGTGAACGGATGCGTTTAACAGGTTTGCCTGCCGATTATCAGCAATACCTGCAAATGCGCGGGGAACATCTTGAAACCGACCTCATCAATAGCGCTTTTACTATTGATTTGTATCATCAATACAAAAAGCATCTTGGTTTTATTCGTTATCAGATCCTAAAACAGGCGCAATTACTAACCGTACCAACACAAGTTAGCCAACAACTACCGTTGGGCAAAACCGCCTGGCTTTGGCCCGTATTAAAAATATATAAGGTTACAAAAAACCTTAAACCAGGAAAGTTTTTAAGGGATGCTCTTCTCCCTGCACAATACAAAATCCAGATCCAGGGAATGGATCAACCTTATGCTTTTGGCTAA
- a CDS encoding sugar O-acetyltransferase gives MTELEKMIAGELYNAGDVELVAARSKARQLFTQYNAASYDDKETKTAMLKQLLGNFKGNIDIQSPFYCDYGFNITAGDNLFLNFNCIILDCARVTFGDNVFLAPNVQLYTAYHPLIAAERIKGPEYAAPITIGDNVWLGGGVIVCPGVTIGDNTTIGAGSVVTKDIPANVVAVGNPCRVIRSL, from the coding sequence ATGACCGAACTTGAAAAAATGATAGCCGGCGAACTTTATAACGCCGGCGATGTTGAGCTTGTAGCCGCTCGTTCAAAAGCGCGACAACTATTTACACAATATAATGCTGCCAGTTATGACGACAAGGAAACTAAAACTGCCATGCTAAAACAATTGCTTGGAAATTTTAAAGGTAATATAGATATCCAGTCGCCATTTTACTGCGATTATGGTTTTAATATCACGGCCGGCGATAACCTGTTCCTGAATTTCAATTGTATCATACTGGACTGTGCCCGTGTTACCTTTGGTGATAATGTTTTCCTTGCGCCTAATGTACAGCTTTATACAGCGTATCACCCTCTAATAGCTGCTGAACGAATTAAAGGACCGGAATATGCTGCGCCCATTACCATTGGCGATAATGTGTGGCTGGGCGGTGGCGTAATTGTATGCCCGGGTGTTACTATCGGCGACAATACTACCATAGGTGCCGGAAGTGTAGTAACCAAAGATATCCCCGCAAATGTAGTAGCCGTCGGAAACCCTTGCCGGGTAATCAGGTCGCTTTGA
- a CDS encoding DUF6252 family protein, translating into MRKIQLLMLFVLSAIIFQGCKKDVVTSASTTSDQILAATINGTSWIPDDVTATITYDTDAKTKSFNVVGTADLKRVKWTITLSDATATNVNTFPLATYKVDATNRVQMAYFTSAGGVEYDQVGVVESGSGSIIITAIDPTKNLITGTYSMTTKKVNYNQDGSIESIETSQIASGTFTNLPYTFGQSAQ; encoded by the coding sequence ATGAGGAAAATCCAACTATTAATGCTGTTCGTTTTATCAGCTATAATATTCCAGGGCTGTAAAAAGGATGTTGTTACTTCTGCTTCTACTACTTCCGATCAAATACTTGCTGCTACTATAAACGGTACATCGTGGATTCCGGATGATGTTACCGCTACGATAACTTATGATACCGACGCTAAAACAAAATCATTTAATGTTGTTGGTACTGCCGACCTGAAAAGGGTAAAATGGACTATTACATTAAGTGATGCCACTGCTACCAATGTTAACACTTTTCCACTCGCCACTTATAAGGTTGATGCTACCAACAGGGTACAGATGGCTTATTTTACTTCGGCAGGTGGGGTGGAATATGACCAGGTTGGTGTTGTTGAATCGGGATCTGGATCTATTATAATTACCGCTATTGATCCAACCAAAAACTTGATAACAGGTACATATAGCATGACCACTAAGAAAGTGAATTATAATCAGGATGGTTCTATTGAATCTATTGAAACGTCTCAGATTGCAAGTGGAACGTTCACTAATTTACCTTATACATTTGGTCAAAGCGCTCAATAA
- a CDS encoding pyrimidine/purine nucleoside phosphorylase yields MINVNEYFEGAVKSLAYTTPQGRSTIGVIEPGEYEFGTSSHETMTVIEGSLEAQLPGQDKWQTFTGGQTFEIEANTSFKVKTEVQSSYLCTYR; encoded by the coding sequence ATGATCAACGTAAACGAATATTTTGAAGGTGCCGTGAAATCATTGGCGTATACTACCCCTCAGGGGCGCTCAACCATTGGTGTTATTGAACCCGGCGAATACGAATTTGGCACATCAAGCCATGAAACCATGACAGTAATTGAAGGCAGCCTTGAAGCCCAGCTACCAGGCCAGGACAAATGGCAAACATTTACAGGCGGACAAACATTTGAAATTGAGGCCAACACCTCATTTAAAGTAAAAACAGAGGTACAGAGTTCTTATTTGTGTACTTATAGGTAG